From the genome of Anopheles moucheti chromosome 3, idAnoMoucSN_F20_07, whole genome shotgun sequence, one region includes:
- the LOC128303193 gene encoding polycomb protein Sfmbt, with product AFNRVLPSMNPQEFGTMVWMGQLASPLDENITNYYGPPPVPSVMEDITQQTQTMDMNPAAISSLMSEYGGHLTAITTPSGLSTVPNAAEALALTNPELFNIQQQQQQQQVQHHQQLLQQQLALSGYGFLDQTAALAAASNVATHGDAPPTAAGLAGIGMRLMDASGKLAVNSRALSSAGAVAAASSPASNDDGNNEGLEGHGEDEDHAALQNYEQYQQMINNGTGSDYLSVSGQDNLLPFKFMNDPAMLQHHLLDYDVMADASNSNSSNSNSRCSPGTTETMDVDHQSVVSNQSNSRFHQHQQQQRQPQTLGSGVSYPATLYGCPVPVERYASKKIRPVKRPGLVLKTPIAYKGDIDPSVIPIQRDGMAICEKCGAIGVKHSFYTKQRRFCSLACARSFESLRVYSAPFRTGSGNKVPGTANDDNSRQLATSSSTDNTSSSSIGLLSTPPDQLIDDSNLSTENVDSKRVPLQQLHQHQEQVQTIGYRFKMSGTSHTQPISVSGGGIHSNSNSHDGSSSATNGMFGGKLVGGASMLQELLPQEEIPQLPKGSRLPSPCPQDDRINSIRRKPNEFHNSYDWTQALAEPKFYAAPVTCFKHAPGYDMWPNVVIGMKVEVENTDCDVPQALIGGIPHSFWVATVLRICGYKALLRYEGFDGDASKDFWVNLCSAEVHPVGWCATRGKPLIPPKSIVKPSPDWKEFLVARLSNARTLPSTFYNKISDSFKSRFRVGLNLEVVDKNRISQVKLATISKIIGKRLYVRYYDSSPDDYGFWCHEDSPLIHPVGWATTVGHNLAAPEEYMDRMNAASDQILEPHEDDATMDLFKTNFQFEEYCYDGKQTGFEENMKLEAVDPLNLSSICVATVMTVLKFGYIMVRIDSYDPDVNGADWFCYHEKSPCIFPVGFCAKNSITLTPPKGYDHSTFTWEQYLLDTKCKPATEDIFHRDQIRQRFKVGMKLESADLMDPRLICVATIARVVGRLLKVHFDGWEDEYDQWLDSESPDIYPIGWCVLVGHKLEGPRILPKVVPTQKISPKTTKKGKRKKKLKMEPPQDDEIIGCTYYIDNFAAQPAPTTRTARIKKEQEHFEQQKLLSANPGQFDYSSLGHMVSTELGGQLSQQYSSDSGTPLLMENQLQMQHNHQPPELGIGLSGGVTSALHTFIKHETNHDTTTSLLGGTSALGPIFDQSSSGTTSGPATATVGPGNTDTDEVGMRTEDEDGESSSATGLPSTAPSSEIADNEIDKTIPRLIHHDSANSGGSPDSVGGGAAGGLSNSNGSNSGLVGVGGMLNSTSPFGMAVSNSGQIMPESWEVKDVATFLTINDCAVHAEQFVQNDIDGKRLLELSKDDIITLLNLKVGPALKIFDLIQQLKCKIDPTKLRHLSKGTGKKFL from the exons GCTTTCAATCGTGTGTTGCCTAGTATGAATCCACAGGAGTTTGGTACTATGGTTTGGATGGGACAGCTTGCATCGCCGCTTGATGAGAACATAACAAATTACTACGGACCACCGCCGGTACCAAGCGTTATGGAAGACATCACACAACAAACCCAAACTATG GACATGAATCCTGCTGCCATTAGTTCGCTCATGAGTGAATACGGTGGTCACTTGACGGCTATAACCACGCCGTCCGGTTTGTCCACagtgccaaatgctgcggAAGCACTGGCACTGACTAATCCGGAATTGTTCAatattcagcagcagcagcagcagcaacaggtgCAACATCATCAGCAGTTACTGCAACAACAGCTTGCACTGAGTGGATATGGATTTTTGGATCAAACCGCTGCACTAGCAGCTGCGAGTAACGTCGCAACACATGGCGACGCACCACCGACAGCAGCAGGTCTGGCCGGTATTGGCATGCGTCTCATGGACGCGAGTGGGAAACTTGCGGTCAACAGCAGAGCACTTTCATCGGCAGGTGCtgtagcagcagcatcatctcCGGCTTCGAACGATGATGGCAATAACGAAGGACTGGAGGGCCATGGAGAAGATGAGGATCATGCCGCGTTGCAAAATTATGAACAGTATCAACAGATGATCAATAATGGCACAGGAAGCGATTACCTTTCCGTGTCCGGCCAGGACAATTTGCTACCGTTCAAGTTTATGAACGATCCAGCTATGCTGCAGCATCACTTGCTTGACTATGACGTTATGGCGGATGCAtcgaacagcaacagcagtaatAGCAATAGCCGTTGCAGTCCCGGCACAACGGAAACAATGGACGTAGACCATCAGAGTGTGGTATCGAACCAATCGAATTCGCGATTTcatcagcaccagcaacagcaacggcaacCACAAACACTTGGCAGTGGAGTATCGTATCCTGCTACGCTTTACGGCTGTCCAGTGCCGGTTGAGCGATATGCGAGTAAAAAGATTAGACCAGTGAAGCGACCTGGCCTGGTACTGAAAACCCCTATAGCTTACAAAGGTGACATAGATCCGTCGGTGATTCCCATACAACGCGATGGCATGG caaTCTGTGAAAAATGCGGTGCCATCGGTGTAAAACATTCGTTCTATACAAAGCAACGGCGGTTTTGTAGTTTGGCATGTGCTCGTTCATTCGAATCACTACGCGTGTACAGTGCACCGTTCCGAACAGGATCTGGAAACAAAGTACCCGGCACGGCAAACGACGACAACAGCAGACAACTGGCCACGTCCTCGTCGACCGACAACACATCGTCCTCCAGTATCGGGTTGCTATCGACACCGCCCGACCAACTAATAGACGATTCGAATCTGTCCACGGAGAACGTGGATAGCAAACGTGTGCCGTTACAGCAACTGCATCAGCATCAGGAACAAGTACAAACGATCGGCTATCGGTTTAAGATGTCTGGAACATCGCACACTCAGCCGATATCTGTCAGTGGCGGAGGTATCCATAGCAATAGTAATAGTCATGATGGCAGTAGTAGTGCCACGAATGGTATGTTTGGTGGTAAGCTGGTTGGTGGCGCGAGCATGCTACAAGAACTATTGCCACAGGAGGAAATTCCTCAGCTACCAAAGGGGAGCCGTTTACCGTCCCCATGTCCACAGGACGATCGTATCAATAGCATTCGTCGGAAACCGAACGAGTTTCACAATTCTTATGATTGGACGCAAGCATTAGCGGAACCAAAGTTTTACGCCGCTCCCGTCACCTGTTTCAAGCACGCGCCCGGTTACGATATGTGGCCGAACGTAGTGATCGGCATGAAGGTAGAGGTGGAAAACACGGACTGTGATGTACCGCAGGCCCTAATTGGTGGTATACCGCACAGCTTCTGGGTGGCGACCGTGTTACGCATTTGTGGTTACAAGGCGTTATTGCGCTACGAAGGTTTCGATGGAGATGCTTCGAAGGATTTCTGGGTTAATCTATGCTCGGCCGAAGTACATCCGGTGGGTTGGTGTGCTACACGCGGCAAACCGCTGATTCCACCAAAGAGCATCGTAAAACCGTCCCCGGATTGGAAGGAGTTTCTCGTGGCCAGGCTCTCGAATGCGCGCACACTTCCGTCGACATTCTACAATAAAATTAGTGATAGTTTTAAGTCACGGTTTCGTGTTGGTTTGAATCTGGAGGTAGTGGATAAAAATCGCATCTCGCAAGTGAAACTAGCGACGATCAGTAAGATCATCGGCAAACGATTATACGTACGGTATTACGATAGTTCACCGGATGATTATGGGTTCTGGTGTCACGAGGATTCGCCGCTGATACATCCCGTCGGTTGGGCAACGACGGTGGGACACAACTTGGCGGCACCGGAGGAATACATGGACAGGATGAATG CGGCAAGTGATCAAATTCTAGAGCCACACGAAGACGATGCTACGATGGACCTTTTTAAAACGAACTTCCAGTTTGAAGAGTATTGTTACGATGGGAAACAAACAGGGTTTGAGGAAAACATGAAGCTGGAAGCTGTCGATCCACTAAACCTTTCCTCGATTTGTGTTGCCACCGTGATGACGGTACTGAAGTTCGGCTACATCATGGTACGCATCGATTCGTACGATCCGGACGTCAATGGAGCAGATTGGTTTTGCTATCACGAAAAATCGCCTTGCATTTTTCCGGTTGGATTCTGTGCAAAGAACAGTATAACCCTAACGCCACCGAAAGGATACGATCATAGTACCTTCACCTGGGAACAATATTTGCTGGACACCAAGTGTAAACCGGCCACGGAGGATATCTTTCATCGAGACCAAATACGGCAACGTTTTAAG GTTGGAATGAAATTGGAATCTGCCGACTTAATGGACCCAAGACTGATCTGTGTTGCAACGATTGCGCGGGTGGTTGGACGTTTGCTGAAGGTACACTTTGATGGTTGGGAAGATGAGTATGATCAGTGGTTGGATAGCGAAAGTCCCGATATATATCCTATTGGCTGGTGTGTGCTTGTCGGTCACAAATTGGAGGGTCCACGTATATTGCCAAAGGTCGTACCGACGCAAAAAATTTCACCCAAAACGAcgaaaaaaggtaaaagaaagaagaaactGAAAATGGAGCCTCCGCAAGATGACG AAATAATAGGTTGTACATATTATATCGATAATTTTGCAGCCCAACCAGCGCCCACGACACGAACGGcaagaataaaaaaggaacaagAACACTTTGAGCAGCAGAAACTGTTGTCCGCAAACCCTGGCCAATTCGACTATAGTTCGCTCGGCCACATGGTTTCAACCGAACTAGGCGGTCAGCTATCGCAACAGTATTCAAGTGACAGTGGCACCCCATTGCTGATGGAGAATCAACTACAAATGCAACATAATCATCAACCACCGGAGCTGGGCATTGGATTGAGTGGTGGCGTCACCAGTGCATTACACACATTTAtcaaacacgaaacaaaccaCGACACAACAACATCGCTGCTTGGTGGAACGAGTGCGCTCGGTCCAATCTTCGATCAATCGTCCAGTGGAACCACCAGTGGACCGGCAACCGCCACTGTAGGGCCGGGCAACACGGATACGGACGAAGTAGGTATGCGTACGGAGGACGAGGATGGTGAGTCCAGTTCTGCTACCGGGCTTCCGTCTACAGCACCGTCGTCGGAGATTGCGGACAACGAGATAGATAAAACGATACCTCGACTTATTCATCACGATTCAGCAAATAGTGGTGGATCACCAGACTCGGTCGGTGGTGGTGCGGCCGGTGGTCTCAGTAACTCGAACGGCAGTAACTCCGGTTTGGTCGGTGTAGGTGGCATGCTGAACTCAACGTCCCCCTTCGGTATGGCAGTTTCGAACAGTGGGCAGATCATGCCTGAAAGCTGGGAAGTGAAAGACGTTGCTACCTTTCTTACGATCAATGATTGTGCCGTACATGCGGAACAGTTTGTGCAAAACGATATCGATGGCAAACGATTGCTGGAACTCAGCAAGGACGATATTATTACGTTGCTAAATCTGAAGGTAGGCCCGGCGCTAAAAATCTTCGATCTCATTCAGCAACTAAAGTGTAAAATCGATCCGACCAAATTGCGCCACCTTTCTAAAGGCACTGGCAAAAAGTTTCTCTAG
- the LOC128301928 gene encoding protein arginine N-methyltransferase 9-like: MSSDEEIGELKVVYDFIAQGKFKKAFASATKVLDQRSPPSPAAEEEDPLRELFLFIVTKHAEQLEQEGKIEQVFEIIEQGLEYFPEHPELLNETGVRLQRYGRSLEASICFERVLLQDSRYLKAYQNLQNTKCELVERWHFRMLNDVVRNAAFRAAIESQIAEGYNEVLDIGTGTGLLSMYALQCDGIRKAAACDGSEIMVQIARDVFGANGLSDRICLFQSYSQDLKIGERFSLIVTETLDSGAFGEGILETLIHAKRHLLLPEGKIIPAKVTLYASGYQSRALTASNILINEAFIEDFSLPSNCLLSKEGTKCYDAEDIGRIQANDDFEFVTDTVVSLVVDFNDLDSLVRYQDGTEVGEVELTCLDDGLLLDGFVVWFDLQLDENQAISTDPTTSTCWNQAIFRLNQRLPVAKEQRLKLTMSCKDGALSIAHNLNSVENQISVHEHVLEFLNDNEYYNSLTEATEALDDMEKVLDLSLFPYAGLKLLKEGKARMLFCLDQAEDLIEFVANQNDIPMGSIMLVNSLQEIFLLNDYTLDLIILQPVDVFGQINSEHFCLYQSLLAKLKPIGTVIPSSLELHGSVIESDWIVKCSRVENPELEQFQIDKYLASLETENHLDLGPFSYRNLSPTIKLADVQFDGKLHETALELGLAEPTDPKRVHAILYHYQIGFTPERPLLDTDRAQSFAKRSAFIIPKSTFHGPSGETDEPTADHAQIERLYITVLQNHGVIKCDIASVGQ; the protein is encoded by the exons ATGAGCAGTGATGAAGAGATCGGTGAATTGAAAGTTGTGTACGATTTCATTGCACAGGGCAAATTCAAGAAGGCTTTTGCCAGTGCCACGAAAGTTCTCGACCAGCGGTCGCCCCCGTCGCCGGCGGCCGAAGAGGAAGATCCGCTGCGGGAACTGTTTCTGTTCATCGTGACCAAGCACGCGGAGCAGCTGGAGCAGGAAGGCAAAATCGAACAAGTGTTTGAAATCATCGAGCAAGGATTGGAATACTTCCCCGAGCATCCGGAGCTGCTGAACGAGACGGGTGTGCGGTTGCAAAG ATATGGCCGCTCGTTGGAGGCTTCCATCTGCTTCGAACGTGTACTGTTGCAGGACTCCCGTTACCTGAAAGCCTACCAAAATCTGCAGAACACGAAGTGCGAACTCGTGGAACGATGGCACTTCCGCATGCTGAACGACGTTGTGCGCAATGCAGCGTTTCGTGCCGCGATCGAAAGTCAGATCGCCGAAGGATACAACGAAGTGCTGGACATCGGTACCGGCACTGGTTTACTTTCGATGTACGCATTGCAATGCGATGGCATCCGCAAGGCAGCAGCTTGCGATGGGTCGGAAATTATGGTGCAGATCGCACGGGACGTATTCGGTGCTAATGGGCTTAGCGATCGGATCTGTCTGTTTCAGAGCTACTCGCAGGATTTGAAAATCGGCGAACGGTTCTCGCTGATAGTGACCGAAACGCTTGATTCCGGTGCGTTCGGCGAGGGAATTCTGGAAACGTTAATTCACGCCAAACGGCATCTGCTGCTACCGGAGGGGAAAATCATTCCGGCCAAGGTCACGCTGTACGCGTCCGGATATCAATCGCGCGCCTTAACAGCAAGCAATATTTTAATCAACGAAGCTTTTATAGAGGATTTCTCATTGCCCAGCAATTGTTTGCTTTCGAAGGAAGGTACAAAGTGTTACGATGCGGAGGATATTGGGCGCATTCAGGCAAACGATGATTTTGAGTTCGTGACCGATACCGTCGTCTCTTTGGTGGTGGATTTTAACGATCTTGATAGCCTGGTACGCTATCAGGATGGTACGGAAGTGGGCGAAGTGGAACTGACCTGTCTGGACGATGGTCTACTGctggatggttttgttgtatgGTTCGATCTGCAGCTTGATGAGAACCAAGCCATCAGTACGGATCCGACCACCAGCACGTGCTGGAATCAGGCGATCTTTCGATTAAACCAGCGCCTTCCGGTTGCGAAGGAGCAACGTTTGAAGCTGACGATGTCCTGCAAGGATGGTGCACTCTCCATTGCCCACAATCTCAACTCGGTGGAAAACCAGATCAGTGTGCACGAACACGTGCTGGAGTTTCTCAACGATAATGAGTACTACAACAGCTTAACGGAGGCTACCGAAGCGCTCGACGATATGGAAAAGGTGCTTGATCTGTCACTCTTTCCCTACGCTGGCTTGAAGCTTTTGAAAGAGGGCAAAGCCCGAATGctgttctgtctcgatcaggCGGAAGATTTGATTGAGTTTGTTGCAAATCAAAATGACATTCCAATGGGTAGCATCATGCTAGTCAACTCACTCCAGGAGATATTTCTGCTGAACGATTATACGCTCGATCTGATCATTCTGCAACCGGTGGACGTTTTCGGACAGATAAACAGTGAGCACTTCTGCCTTTACCAATCGTTACTGGCGAAGCTAAAACCGATCGGTACGGTTATACCATCGTCGCTAGAGCTGCACGGCAGCGTTATCGAATCGGATTGGATCGTTAAATGTAGCCGCGTCGAAAATCCAGAACTGGAACAGTTTCAGATCGATAAGTATCTCGCTTCACTGGAAACGGAAAACCATCTAGACCTGGGCCCATTTTCCTACCGAAACCTTTCCCCTACGATTAAGCTAGCGGACGTGCAGTTCGATGGAAAGCTGCACGAAACTGCATTGGAATTGGGGCTTGCCGAACCGACCGATCCGAAACGGGTGCATGCCATACTGTACCACTACCAAATCGGGTTTACACCTGAGCGACCATTACTCGATACGGATCGTGCTCAGTCCTTCGCAAAGCGATCCGCCTTTATCATTCCTAAATCTACATTCCACGGACCGTCCGGAGAAACCGACGAGCCGACTGCTGATCATGCACAGATTGAGCGGCTCTACATTACCGTACTTCAAAATCATGGAGTCATTAAATGTGATATTGCTTCCGTTGGACAGTAA
- the LOC128301929 gene encoding transmembrane protein 62-like: protein MRFTTVAFALIVFIVVFSIFVANLANLIGIDKQLSNRLDAASHDGHQRQPKQLKLDDQHNHLMWFLQVSDIHISMYLDPARVPQLVEFCNRTVDIIAPSVVLASGDLTDAKTSNFLGSQQHEQEWRWYHEVLRDTNVLNKTVWLDIRGNHDNFNVPALQTRQDLFTNYSAQGKYHTRSYMHQLTAGGERYAFIAVDACLDPGPKRPFNFVGMLSRNETQHLINLAERSRELETNYTIWFGHYPTSCILTPGLGTGGIRNLIGRYREAYAYLSGHFHTLGGAVPRMYTLQEEGFLELELGDWMRNRRYRLAAFDHGLFSFVDIHHNQWPVVLVTNPKDALFNIPGKEDLRTIMDSTHIRMLIFSPAKVVECQAKIDGGSWQDCKRASHQLFVVPWEPSRYKRGLHKLLIYVLDADGRSRVVEQQFTLDGSRLKFDFLAKLVLMYDTNKLFQTFFSVALIIYLVPLCVFRIWHTLVRKGTLSRPRLRTVCCGGWIRKMWILSTVDRLMFPIVGYCLYLTCGPWSIGEVIDGHVGVVFVWGIFVNNAFLPGTLTYLYGFFQLMLCQLPLTIIFANNVVRCFYRRSGERNYGWMMALWKNSAFILIMTVEVLLAAIFWNSYGLLAFIITPLRAWSILLNLILWYQSRYIPEKCLRSASAVWSSSEPKLASLSH, encoded by the exons ATGCGTTTCACTACGGTTGCCTTCGCTTTGATCGTGTTTATTGTGGTGTTTTCGATATTTGTTGCGAACCTTGCCAACTTGATCGGCATCGACAAGCAGCTGAGTAACCGGCTAGATGCCGCATCGCACGATGGACATCAGCGGCAACCCAAACAGCTGAAGCTGGATGATCAGCACAACCATTTGATGTGGTTTTTACAA GTGTCTGATATACATATCAGTATGTATCTGGATCCGGCCCGTGTCCCCCAGCTGGTTGAGTTTTGCAATCGCACTGTCGACATTATAGCACCATCGGTCGTGCTGGCATCCGGTGATCTTACCGATGCGAAAACGTCCAACTTTCTCGGGTCCCAGCAGCACGAACAGGAATGGCGCTGGTATCACGAAGTGTTGCGCGACACAAACGTGCTAAACAAAACGGTATGGCTTGACATCCGGGGCAATCATGACAATTTCAATGTGCCCGCCTTGCAGACGCGCCAGGATCTGTTTACGAACTATTCGGCGCAAGGCAAATATCATACCCGATCGTACATGCATCAACTGACGGCTGGAGGCGAACGATATGCGTTCATTGCGGTAGATGCCTGTTTGGATCCTGGTCCTAAGCGGCCCTTCAACTTTGTCGGGATGCTGTCGCGCAATGAAACGCAACATCTGATAAATCTTGCCGAGCGGTCGCGTGAACTCGAAACGAATTATACCATCTGGTTCGGACACTATCCTACTTCGTGCATTCTTACACCGGGATTAGGTACGGGTGGAATCCGTAATCTGATCGGTCGGTATCGGGAAGCTTATGCGTACCTTTCAGGCCATTTTCATACCCTTGGGGGAGCTGTACCGCGCATGTATACCCTGCAGGAGGAAGGCTTTCTTGAGCTGGAGCTTGGCGATTGGATGCGTAACCGACGCTATCGCTTAGCTGCGTTCGATCACGGTCTCTTCTCGTTTGTCGACATCCATCATAACCAGTGGCCGGTGGTTCTGGTGACAAATCCGAAGGATGCGTTGTTTAACATTCCAGGAAAGGAAGATCTTCGTACGATAATGGATTCTACGCATATACGCATGcttatcttttctccagcCAAGGTTGTAGAATGCCAGGCAAAAATAGACGGTGGCAGTTGGCAAGATTGTAAACGAGCCAGCCACCAACTATTCGTAGTGCCCTGGGAACCGAGCCGCTACAAGCGTGGACTTCATAAGCTGCTGATCTACGTGCTAGACGCGGATGGCAGAAGCCGTGTGGTGGAGCAACAGTTCACCCTAGACGGGTCGCGGTTGAAGTTCGATTTTCTCGCGAAACTGGTGCTGATGTACGATACGAACAAGCTGTTCCAGACATTCTTCAGTGTGGCGTTGATCATTTATCTGGTaccgttgtgtgtgtttcggaTATGGCATACACTCGTCAGAA AAGGTACTTTGTCAAGGCCCCGACTCCGTACCGTATGCTGTGGAGGATGGATTCGAAAGATGTGGATTTTATCGACCGTGGATCGCCTAATGTTTCCCATTGTAGGGTACTGTCTGTATCTAACCTGCGGACCATGGTCCATCGGAGAAGTCATCGATGGTCACGTGGGAGTGGTTTTTGTGTGGGGTATTTTTGTGAATAATGCTTTTCTTCCCGGAACACTTACATATCTGTACGGGTTCTTTCAATTGATGCTCTGTCAACTACCGTTGACCATCATATTTGCCAACAACGTTGTACGATG CTTTTATCGTCGATCGGGAGAGAGGAACTACGGATGGATGATGGCGCTGTGGAAAAATTCTGCATTTATTCTCATTATGACCGTAGAAGTATTGCTGGCGGCAATATTTTGGAACTCGTACGGATTGCTCGCGTTCATCATAACACCACTTCGGGCCTGGTCGATATTGTTAAATTTGATTCTGTGGTACCAATCGCGTTACATTCCGGAAAAATGTCTACGATCCGCATCAGCTGTTTGGTCGTCATCTGAACCAAAACTTGCTTCGTTATCTCATTAA
- the LOC128303494 gene encoding 5-hydroxytryptamine receptor 3B-like yields MIVTFRIIVLLAGLMVIAATEHPKPFLCVDQMEINSTEGALKNALFCGTSYNPRYRPVKYQQDRLAMYIGAEVINVEQVRNDDSKLEITLELLMQWYDAFLHWNKRSSGNIETINVAEQDLWTPTFGAKSFQKSPRIQSTKQCSRVKCHLSYDGEVIYTVLCTFTVDCYTEPRYWAFDTKICTLRIYSVEYDTNQLSLFHFQRRLSYPSYSLLPYKITSFQMATVNSTMSPEFRMDIVIERLIGSHLVVFLVLIVALCLLNLFSLWFNINSSARTIAAVLGTMMQSLFLIILYWYGTVKMKPVISLAHLLFGSFSFGAIACGWTYFVRRQIGSSKRFTHCPRTVAQMIGFLRKNRPLASFLSIGYLNGGSKVEKLSNEWDDTQAEQNTQTSDACERQQDEEMTSSGNEDCEVKWQEVVQPLDRILFCAMLTAYLLMFIVYIC; encoded by the exons ATGATCGTCACTTTTAGAATAATTGTGCTGTTAGCTGGATTAATGGTGATTGCAGCTACTG AGCACCCAAAACCGTTTCTATGTGTGGATCAAATGGAAATTAACAGTACGGAAGGAGCATTAAAAAATGCGCTCTTCTGTGGGACCAGCTACAACCCACGCTACCGGCCAGTAAAGTATCAGCAAGATCGTCTCGCCATGTACATTGGTGCTGAAGTGATCAATGTTGAACAA GTCCGCAATGACGACTCGAAGCTGGAGATAACTCTAGAGCTGCTGATG CAATGGTACGACGCGTTCCTGCACTGGAACAAACGAAGCAGCGGCAATATAGAAACTATAAACGTCGCCGAACAGGATCTTTGGACTCCTACATTTGGGGCTAAATCGTTTCAAAA ATCGCCCCGCATCCAGAGCACTAAACAGTGCTCTCGTGTGAAATGTCATCTTAGCTACGATGGGGAAGTTATCTATACGGTTCTGTGCACCTTCACCGTTGACTGCTACACAGAACCAAGATACTGGGCGTTCGATACGAAGATTTGCACGTTGCGTATTTATTCCGTCGAGTACGATACCAATCAATTATCGCTGTTCCACTTCCAACGTCGCCTGTCGTACCCGAGCTATTCGCTTCTGCCGTACAAAATTACCTCGTTCCAGATGGCCACCGTCAATAGCACGATGAGCCCGGAGTTTCGCATGGATATTGTCATCGAGAGATTGATCGGTTCACATTTGGTAGTGTTTCTCGTATTGATCGTCG CACTCTGCTTGTTGAATCTGTTCAGTCTGTGGTTCAACATAAACTCTAGCGCACGCACGATCGCAGCCGTTCTGGGTACGATGATGCAAAGCCTCTTCCTGATCATTCTCTACTGGTACGGAACAGTGAAAATGAAACCGGTAATCTCTCTGGCACATCTGTTGTTCGGGTCATTTTCTTTCGGAGCCATTGCATGCGGTTGGACATATTTTGTTCGGCGCCAAATCGGCAGCAGTAAGCGATTTACCCACTGTCCACGAACTGTAGCGCAGATGATTGGATTTTTGAGAAAAAATCGACCGCTCGCATCATTCCTGTCTATCGGGTATTTAAACGGAGGCAGCAAGGTAGAAAAATTGTCCAACGAATGGGACGATACCCAAGCGGAGCAAAATACACAAACGTCGGACGCATGCGAACGGCAGCAGGATGAAGAAATGACTTCTAGCGGGAATGAGGATTGTGAGGTTAAGTGGCAGGAAGTAGTGCAGCCACTTGATCGTATCCTTTTCTGTGCCATGCTCACTGCCTACCTTTTGATGTTCATCGTGTATATTTGTTAG